A genomic stretch from Chryseobacterium sp. SNU WT5 includes:
- a CDS encoding anthranilate synthase component I family protein: MNFDTTINIKTTIKSVMSDLFTPVGIYLRLRDKFRDTILLESAGNQNTDNNFSFIAINAVAGIEIRNYNEAEIKFPLGNPQKIALEKEKLSELLNDFTKSFICEEPSKEIGKSAQGFFGYTSYDAIPFFENIKFKELSEENKIPLLRYRLYQYVIAINHYNDEMFIIENKIDGLKSNTIEIENLINQKNAPIFPFKITDYETSNLKDEEYRELVETAKKHCFRGDVFQLVLSRRFEQKFNGDEFNVYRALRHINPSPYLFYFDYGDYKLMGSSPESQLIIKNGKAIIHPIAGTFKRTGEVQKDLEAAEELKKDAKENAEHTMLVDLARNDLSICGKNTTVTKLKEVQFFSHVIHLVSEVTADVEENQNPYEMIATTFPQGTLSGAPKYKAMELIDSYEKTSRSFYGGCIGFVGFDGSCNQAIMIRTFLSKNNTLYYQAGAGIVAKSTAENELQEVNNKLNALKMAVKKAESI, from the coding sequence ATGAATTTCGACACCACAATAAATATAAAAACAACCATAAAATCAGTGATGAGCGATCTCTTCACGCCGGTAGGAATTTACTTGCGACTTCGTGATAAATTTCGTGATACCATTTTGTTGGAAAGTGCCGGAAATCAAAATACCGATAACAACTTTTCTTTCATCGCCATCAATGCGGTTGCCGGAATTGAAATCCGAAATTACAATGAAGCAGAAATTAAATTTCCTCTTGGTAATCCTCAGAAAATCGCTTTAGAAAAAGAAAAATTGAGTGAATTACTCAATGATTTTACCAAAAGTTTTATTTGCGAAGAACCTTCCAAAGAAATTGGAAAAAGCGCCCAAGGATTTTTTGGTTATACGAGTTATGATGCAATTCCGTTCTTTGAAAACATCAAGTTTAAAGAACTTTCAGAAGAAAATAAAATTCCGTTGTTAAGATATCGCCTTTACCAATATGTAATCGCAATTAACCATTACAACGATGAAATGTTCATTATTGAAAATAAAATCGACGGTTTAAAATCAAATACCATCGAAATCGAAAATTTGATTAATCAAAAAAATGCTCCTATTTTTCCTTTTAAAATAACTGATTATGAAACGTCCAATTTAAAAGATGAAGAATATCGCGAATTGGTTGAAACTGCAAAAAAGCACTGTTTCCGTGGTGATGTTTTTCAATTGGTTTTGAGTAGAAGATTTGAACAGAAATTTAATGGTGATGAATTCAATGTTTACCGTGCTTTGCGTCATATTAATCCTTCACCTTATTTGTTTTACTTCGATTACGGCGATTACAAATTAATGGGTTCCAGTCCGGAAAGTCAACTGATCATTAAAAATGGAAAAGCGATCATTCATCCCATTGCAGGAACTTTTAAAAGAACTGGAGAAGTTCAGAAAGATTTAGAAGCGGCAGAAGAATTGAAGAAAGATGCGAAAGAAAACGCAGAACACACGATGTTGGTAGATTTAGCGCGAAATGATTTAAGTATTTGCGGAAAAAACACGACGGTGACGAAATTGAAAGAAGTTCAGTTTTTTTCTCATGTGATTCATTTGGTCAGTGAAGTTACAGCCGATGTTGAAGAAAATCAAAATCCATACGAAATGATTGCAACTACTTTTCCACAAGGAACTTTGAGTGGCGCACCGAAATACAAAGCAATGGAATTAATTGATTCTTATGAGAAAACTTCGCGTTCGTTTTATGGAGGTTGCATAGGTTTTGTCGGTTTCGACGGAAGTTGTAATCAGGCGATTATGATACGGACTTTTCTAAGTAAAAACAACACGCTTTATTATCAAGCAGGGGCCGGAATTGTGGCGAAGTCTACGGCAGAAAATGAATTGCAGGAAGTGAACAATAAACTGAATGCCTTGAAAATGGCTGTTAAGAAAGCAGAATCAATTTAA
- a CDS encoding efflux RND transporter periplasmic adaptor subunit, which produces MKKLLIILLSLTIFSCSKEEVVKEEMSTVSGDQVSLTNLQIKNSGIETNTLNNLDIAHKIMLTGQIDVPPQGMASVSAPSGGYIRVSRFMPGNYVKKGQTLATLENPELVQLQQDYLLANSENGFTELLNFKEENKSKKFVTKGAYQLLMAVKNMGE; this is translated from the coding sequence ATGAAAAAATTACTTATTATACTTTTAAGCCTGACGATTTTTTCCTGTTCCAAAGAAGAAGTGGTGAAGGAAGAAATGAGCACCGTCTCTGGAGATCAGGTTTCTTTAACCAATTTACAGATCAAAAATTCGGGTATTGAAACCAACACTTTAAACAATCTCGACATTGCGCACAAGATTATGCTGACCGGACAGATTGATGTTCCACCGCAGGGAATGGCAAGTGTTTCTGCACCAAGCGGCGGCTACATTCGAGTCTCTAGATTTATGCCGGGAAATTATGTTAAAAAAGGACAAACTTTGGCAACTTTAGAAAATCCAGAATTGGTGCAACTGCAGCAGGATTATTTGCTGGCAAATTCTGAAAATGGTTTTACGGAACTTTTAAATTTTAAAGAAGAAAATAAAAGCAAAAAGTTTGTGACCAAAGGTGCTTATCAATTATTAATGGCCGTGAAAAATATGGGAGAATAA
- a CDS encoding cytochrome b/b6 domain-containing protein, with protein sequence MKKYTVLHRILHWVFAVFMLVLFTTGFLRMVWMSKTVISEAVNKNSQIQSLNLDKQSLRTIVHSVQDPMFEWHVYAAYIITFAFVVRIIYMIVKGIKFPNPFSKTTSGKERFQGFIYLGFYLMIAAQIITGGILKFEIGSESLSDLAETTHKLAIYWMPIFVLLHLGGIAISENTNRKGITSKMIGGDSE encoded by the coding sequence ATGAAAAAATATACCGTCTTACACCGCATCCTTCACTGGGTTTTTGCAGTATTTATGCTGGTTTTGTTTACCACCGGCTTTCTCCGAATGGTTTGGATGAGCAAAACTGTAATTTCAGAAGCCGTTAATAAAAATTCACAAATTCAAAGTTTGAATTTAGATAAACAAAGCCTTCGAACCATCGTTCATTCTGTTCAGGATCCTATGTTTGAATGGCATGTTTACGCGGCTTATATCATTACTTTCGCCTTTGTTGTCAGAATCATTTATATGATCGTAAAAGGAATTAAATTTCCGAATCCTTTTTCAAAAACCACTTCAGGCAAAGAAAGATTTCAAGGATTTATTTATCTTGGTTTCTATTTAATGATTGCCGCTCAAATAATAACGGGAGGCATTTTGAAATTTGAAATCGGCTCCGAATCTCTCAGTGATTTAGCAGAAACAACCCACAAACTCGCCATTTATTGGATGCCGATTTTCGTTCTTTTACACTTGGGTGGAATTGCGATTTCAGAAAATACGAATCGAAAAGGAATCACCTCTAAGATGATTGGCGGTGATTCTGAATAA
- a CDS encoding TolC family protein: MEQQKNIELAKLNAEKSKLLPTFNIGYNNSSMYGTGADDQFYERSSRFHTGMIDVVIPLFNTAQKSLIEGQKINQLIAENNYELGSKNLKHQYASLFGEYEKLKNETDYYKSKGLKNAKTIMKTANRLYYEGEINYLQWSILINQSLDIQNKLIDTQKLLNEKIIQLNNLTQQ, from the coding sequence TTGGAACAGCAGAAAAATATCGAACTCGCCAAATTAAATGCAGAGAAATCGAAACTTTTGCCGACTTTTAATATTGGTTATAATAATTCCAGCATGTATGGAACTGGCGCCGATGATCAGTTTTATGAAAGATCATCACGTTTTCATACCGGAATGATTGACGTCGTTATTCCACTTTTTAATACAGCCCAAAAATCATTAATTGAAGGTCAGAAAATAAACCAGTTGATTGCTGAAAATAATTACGAACTCGGTTCAAAAAATCTTAAACATCAATATGCTTCGCTATTTGGTGAATATGAAAAACTAAAAAATGAAACCGATTATTACAAATCTAAAGGTTTAAAAAATGCTAAAACCATTATGAAAACTGCAAACCGATTGTATTATGAAGGTGAAATTAATTACCTGCAATGGTCTATTCTCATCAACCAAAGTTTAGACATTCAAAACAAACTCATCGACACTCAGAAATTACTGAATGAGAAAATCATTCAACTCAATAATTTAACGCAACAATAA
- the lysS gene encoding lysine--tRNA ligase produces the protein MQLSEQEIIRREKLKTLEKMGINAFPADEYKITETTKTIKQDFVEGKKVTIAGRLMSRRIQGKASFAELQDSEGKIQVYFNRDEICTGEDKTLYNDVYKHLLDIGDIIGIEGELFNTQVGEMTVKVTNFKILTKSLRPLPLPKVDAEGNVFDGFNDPELRYRQRYVDLIVNPHVKETFLKRTKMYNAMRQFFNDAGYVEVETPVLQAIAGGAAARPFMTHHNALDIPLYMRIANELYLKRLIVGGFDGVYEFSKNFRNEGMDRTHNPEFTVMEIYVAYKDYYWMMDFTEKMIEHCAMAVNGTTIAQFEDQEIDFKAPYARVSMTEAIITYTGFDITGKSEQELFDFAKSIGIEVNETMGKGKIIDEIFGEKCEGNFIQPTFITDYPVEMSPLTKKHRTQEGLTERFELMVCGKEVANAYSELNDPIDQRQRFEAQLKLAEKGDDEAGQFIDEDFLRALEYGMPPTSGMGIGMDRLIMFMTNNPSIQEVLFFPQMKPEKATPAFELDDDEKLVLEILNSSDEPMTLGLVKVKSNLSGKKWDKAAKNLTKYNLVKVEKIDDVVLMKIL, from the coding sequence ATGCAGTTATCAGAACAGGAAATCATCAGAAGAGAAAAGTTAAAAACCCTTGAAAAAATGGGGATCAATGCTTTTCCGGCCGACGAATATAAAATTACAGAAACCACCAAAACCATTAAGCAGGATTTTGTCGAAGGTAAAAAAGTAACGATTGCAGGTCGATTGATGAGTAGAAGAATTCAAGGGAAAGCAAGTTTTGCCGAACTTCAGGATTCGGAAGGAAAAATTCAGGTTTATTTTAACCGTGATGAAATCTGTACTGGCGAAGATAAAACCCTTTATAATGACGTTTACAAACATCTTTTAGATATTGGTGATATCATCGGAATTGAAGGTGAATTGTTCAACACTCAGGTTGGTGAAATGACTGTTAAGGTTACAAATTTCAAAATTCTAACCAAATCTTTACGTCCACTTCCTTTACCGAAAGTGGATGCCGAGGGAAATGTTTTTGATGGCTTTAATGATCCAGAACTTCGATACAGACAACGTTATGTAGATTTAATCGTAAATCCTCATGTTAAAGAAACATTTTTAAAAAGAACTAAAATGTACAATGCAATGCGTCAGTTTTTCAATGACGCAGGCTATGTTGAAGTAGAAACACCCGTTTTGCAGGCGATTGCAGGTGGTGCCGCAGCAAGACCTTTTATGACGCATCACAATGCTTTGGATATTCCTTTATATATGAGAATTGCTAATGAATTATATCTAAAAAGATTGATTGTTGGGGGATTTGATGGCGTTTATGAATTTTCGAAAAACTTCAGAAATGAAGGGATGGACAGAACGCATAATCCAGAATTTACCGTTATGGAAATTTATGTAGCCTACAAAGACTACTATTGGATGATGGATTTTACCGAAAAAATGATAGAACATTGTGCTATGGCCGTAAATGGAACAACCATCGCTCAATTTGAAGATCAAGAAATTGATTTTAAAGCGCCTTACGCAAGAGTTTCCATGACGGAAGCAATCATCACATATACCGGCTTTGATATCACTGGAAAATCTGAACAAGAGCTTTTTGATTTTGCAAAATCCATCGGAATTGAAGTGAACGAAACGATGGGTAAAGGAAAAATAATTGACGAGATTTTTGGTGAAAAATGTGAAGGAAACTTTATTCAACCAACTTTCATTACCGATTATCCAGTCGAAATGTCGCCTTTAACCAAGAAACACAGAACCCAGGAAGGTTTAACGGAACGTTTTGAATTAATGGTTTGTGGTAAAGAAGTCGCAAATGCTTATTCGGAATTAAATGATCCAATTGATCAAAGACAGCGTTTTGAAGCACAATTAAAACTGGCCGAAAAAGGCGATGATGAAGCAGGACAATTTATAGATGAAGATTTCTTAAGAGCGTTGGAATACGGAATGCCGCCAACCTCAGGAATGGGAATTGGTATGGACCGTTTGATTATGTTTATGACGAACAATCCATCTATTCAGGAAGTTTTATTCTTCCCGCAAATGAAGCCGGAAAAAGCAACTCCAGCTTTCGAATTGGATGATGACGAAAAACTGGTTTTAGAGATTCTTAATTCTTCAGATGAACCAATGACATTGGGATTGGTGAAAGTTAAAAGTAACCTTTCTGGAAAGAAATGGGACAAAGCAGCGAAAAATCTTACGAAATACAATTTGGTTAAAGTAGAGAAAATTGATGATGTGGTTTTAATGAAAATTCTATAA
- the gyrB gene encoding DNA topoisomerase (ATP-hydrolyzing) subunit B has translation MSQKEYTASSIQALEGMEHVRMRPSMYIGDVGTRGLHHLVYEVIDNSIDEALAGHCDTISVVIHEGESISVRDNGRGIPVDMHEKEQKSALEVVMTKIGAGGKFDKDSYKVSGGLHGVGVSCVNALSNSLIATVYKDGKVYQQKYSKGKALADVAEIGTTDQRGTEVFFQPDDTIFQELVYSYDTLASRLRELSYLNKGITITLTDERVADEEGVLKSDTFHSEGGLKEFVEYIDGNRESIMNNVIFMEGEKDNIPVEVAMRYNTSYNENLHSYVNNINTHEGGTHLAGFRRALTRTLKKFADELGLPAKEKVEVMGDDFREGLTAVISVKVMEPQFEGQTKTKLGNSEVSGAVDKIVGEMLTNFLEEHPNEAKLIVQKVVLAAKARQAAKKAREMVQRKSPMGGSGLPGKLSDCSSKDPEISELFLVEGDSAGGTAKQGRDRHFQAILPLRGKILNVEKSMLHKVYDNEEIKNIYTALGVSVGTEEDSKALNIAKLRYHKIVIMCDADIDGAHIATLIMTFFFRYMKELIENGYIYIAQPPLYLLKKGSKKVYAYNEKEREEITLEMSPDGKGVEVQRYKGLGEMNPEQLWDTTLNPERRMLKQIRIESLAEADNVFSMLMGDEVPPRRAFIEKNAIYAKIDV, from the coding sequence ATGAGCCAAAAAGAATATACAGCGAGTAGTATACAAGCACTGGAAGGGATGGAACACGTGAGAATGCGTCCGTCAATGTACATTGGAGATGTAGGAACAAGAGGTTTACATCATTTAGTTTATGAGGTCATCGATAACTCGATAGATGAGGCATTAGCTGGTCACTGTGACACGATCTCTGTAGTAATCCACGAAGGTGAATCTATTTCGGTAAGAGATAATGGTCGAGGAATACCTGTTGATATGCACGAAAAAGAGCAAAAATCAGCATTGGAGGTGGTAATGACCAAGATTGGTGCTGGTGGAAAATTCGATAAAGATTCTTATAAAGTTTCTGGTGGATTGCACGGTGTAGGTGTTTCTTGTGTGAATGCCCTTTCTAACTCACTCATCGCAACGGTTTATAAAGACGGTAAAGTTTACCAACAAAAATATTCGAAGGGAAAAGCTTTAGCAGACGTTGCTGAAATCGGTACTACTGATCAAAGAGGAACAGAAGTTTTCTTTCAGCCTGATGACACTATTTTCCAGGAATTGGTTTACAGCTATGATACGCTCGCCAGCAGACTTCGCGAACTTTCATATTTGAATAAAGGAATTACAATCACTTTAACAGATGAAAGAGTTGCAGATGAAGAAGGAGTTTTAAAATCCGATACCTTCCATTCTGAAGGTGGACTGAAAGAGTTTGTTGAATATATCGATGGAAACCGTGAAAGCATTATGAACAATGTGATTTTCATGGAAGGTGAAAAAGATAATATTCCGGTAGAAGTTGCGATGAGATACAACACTTCTTACAACGAGAATCTACACTCTTACGTTAATAATATCAATACCCATGAAGGTGGAACTCACCTTGCTGGTTTTAGAAGAGCTTTAACGAGAACGCTGAAGAAATTTGCTGATGAATTAGGACTTCCGGCCAAGGAGAAGGTAGAAGTTATGGGTGATGATTTCCGCGAGGGATTAACTGCCGTAATTTCGGTAAAAGTAATGGAGCCTCAATTTGAGGGACAAACCAAAACGAAATTAGGAAACTCCGAAGTTTCTGGTGCTGTGGATAAGATCGTTGGAGAAATGCTAACCAACTTCTTAGAAGAACATCCTAACGAAGCAAAACTGATTGTACAGAAAGTAGTTCTTGCAGCAAAAGCAAGGCAAGCGGCCAAGAAAGCACGCGAAATGGTACAAAGAAAATCGCCAATGGGCGGTAGCGGATTACCTGGTAAACTTTCTGATTGTTCTTCTAAAGATCCTGAAATTTCTGAACTATTTTTAGTCGAGGGAGATTCAGCAGGTGGAACAGCAAAACAAGGTCGTGACCGTCATTTCCAGGCAATTCTACCTCTAAGAGGTAAAATTCTGAATGTTGAAAAATCGATGCTTCATAAAGTATATGATAACGAAGAAATTAAAAATATTTACACGGCACTTGGAGTTAGCGTAGGTACAGAGGAGGATAGCAAAGCTTTGAATATCGCGAAATTAAGATATCATAAAATTGTGATCATGTGTGATGCCGATATTGATGGTGCTCACATTGCAACTTTAATTATGACGTTTTTCTTTAGATACATGAAGGAACTGATTGAGAATGGATATATCTATATTGCTCAACCACCTTTATATTTACTAAAAAAAGGAAGTAAAAAAGTTTATGCTTACAATGAAAAAGAGCGTGAAGAAATTACTTTGGAAATGTCACCAGACGGAAAAGGGGTTGAAGTTCAACGATACAAAGGTCTTGGGGAAATGAATCCTGAACAACTTTGGGACACGACACTGAATCCTGAAAGAAGAATGTTAAAGCAAATTAGAATCGAAAGCTTAGCAGAAGCAGATAACGTATTTTCGATGTTGATGGGAGACGAAGTTCCACCAAGACGTGCATTCATCGAGAAGAACGCGATTTACGCAAAAATTGATGTATAA
- a CDS encoding RsiV family protein produces MKKFLALLTLSSMLIIGCNKEKTKQENNATSDSSLVNPLSKFAVDSLKLEDSLRIDKNLSLTFSSKIITFSGLESKTLLDSIYAQEDLILEDYSKENLAKALHHKMQNYYDEEKLSLKEYKPEFSQFWNMTSAMEMISHQNQYLTIQYTGDGYTGGAHGYYYEKYKVFDLKNNKTVQLSDVITEEDSSVWKRILMDNFLKNDSENKQSEMLLVEEIPLNNNFYFDKENLYFLYNQYEITAYAAGPVLIKIPFSDIKPFLNSDFKKRMNL; encoded by the coding sequence ATGAAAAAATTTTTAGCACTTCTAACCCTATCTTCAATGTTGATAATCGGATGCAACAAAGAAAAGACTAAACAGGAAAACAATGCAACTTCTGACAGTTCTTTAGTAAATCCATTATCCAAATTTGCGGTGGATTCTTTGAAGTTAGAAGATTCTCTACGTATCGATAAAAACCTGTCGTTAACTTTCAGTTCAAAAATTATAACATTTTCTGGATTGGAAAGCAAGACACTTCTGGATTCAATCTATGCACAAGAAGATCTTATTTTGGAAGATTATTCGAAAGAAAACTTAGCAAAAGCACTCCATCATAAAATGCAAAATTACTATGATGAGGAAAAGCTTTCTTTAAAAGAATATAAACCAGAATTCTCACAATTTTGGAATATGACTTCTGCCATGGAGATGATATCCCACCAGAATCAATATCTAACAATACAATATACCGGAGATGGTTATACTGGTGGAGCACATGGTTATTACTATGAGAAATACAAGGTATTTGATCTAAAAAACAATAAAACAGTGCAATTATCAGATGTCATTACGGAAGAAGATTCCAGTGTCTGGAAGAGGATTCTTATGGATAACTTTCTGAAAAATGATTCTGAAAACAAACAGTCAGAAATGCTTTTAGTAGAAGAAATTCCGTTAAATAATAATTTTTATTTCGACAAAGAAAATCTCTATTTTCTGTACAACCAATATGAAATAACAGCGTATGCTGCAGGTCCTGTTTTGATTAAAATTCCTTTTAGCGATATTAAACCATTTCTAAATTCGGACTTTAAAAAGAGAATGAATTTATAA